Proteins encoded together in one Clostridia bacterium window:
- a CDS encoding DUF1667 domain-containing protein, which yields MNEFVCIKCPMSCKLKVFSNKDNITVQGNNCKRGELFGIQEFTAPKRTVTSLVKVIGGDKPVLPVKTSSPIPKEHVKIVLNKISKISISAPISIGDVVFKEIDEGVDLIATSNTLRISN from the coding sequence ATGAATGAGTTTGTATGTATAAAATGTCCTATGAGCTGTAAACTTAAGGTGTTTAGCAATAAGGACAACATAACCGTTCAAGGTAATAATTGCAAACGAGGAGAATTATTTGGAATACAAGAATTTACTGCTCCTAAGCGTACAGTAACTTCTCTTGTTAAAGTAATAGGTGGAGACAAACCTGTCTTGCCTGTAAAGACCAGTTCTCCCATTCCTAAAGAACATGTAAAAATAGTTTTAAATAAAATCTCAAAGATTTCAATTTCAGCTCCTATTTCTATAGGAGATGTTGTTTTTAAAGAAATTGATGAAGGAGTAGATCTTATAGCAACATCAAATACTTTGAGAATAAGCAATTAG
- a CDS encoding hemolysin III family protein, whose product MQEQQSNTSKEIKTSKITLPSYTKGEEIFSWVGHCVGAALSVAALVLCVVFSAISHDLTPWKVVSCSIYGATLIILYTMSTLYHALPIGKGKKVFRVFDHCSISLLIAGTYTPYTLVTLRDYSNGWGWAIFGVVWGAAILSIVLTAIDLKKYEKINLLCYIAMGWCIVIAIVPLFKSNLTSGG is encoded by the coding sequence ATGCAAGAACAACAATCTAATACTTCAAAGGAGATAAAAACTTCCAAAATAACCTTACCTTCTTATACAAAAGGAGAGGAAATTTTCAGTTGGGTTGGACATTGTGTAGGCGCGGCATTATCAGTAGCTGCATTAGTATTATGCGTAGTATTTTCAGCTATTTCACATGATTTGACGCCGTGGAAAGTAGTAAGCTGTTCAATATATGGTGCTACATTAATAATCTTATATACTATGTCAACCTTGTATCATGCATTGCCTATTGGAAAGGGCAAAAAAGTTTTTCGTGTATTTGACCATTGTTCTATAAGCTTGTTAATAGCAGGAACTTATACTCCTTATACTCTAGTAACATTGAGAGATTACAGCAACGGCTGGGGATGGGCTATTTTTGGAGTAGTTTGGGGTGCCGCAATTTTGTCTATTGTTTTAACAGCTATTGATCTAAAAAAATATGAAAAAATTAATTTGCTATGTTATATTGCAATGGGCTGGTGTATTGTTATAGCAATTGTTCCGTTATTTAAAAGCAATCTTACTTCAGGCGG